The Hymenobacter sp. GOD-10R genome includes a window with the following:
- a CDS encoding lysylphosphatidylglycerol synthase transmembrane domain-containing protein, with amino-acid sequence MPLTQQSQDQQLLDKLKPSRIILPVLIGIGVVGFMFWRSYQPGDLAPLRNAKEQWLVITFAVLMARDLGYIYRIREISERVLSWRQSLDVIMIWEFASCVLPSAAGGTSVAPFILNKEGITLGKSLAYVMVTALLDNIYYVIAVPIVVLWAGEGLFPETLKGAFAASIRVAFIVSYVSVTLYAFAMVYALFINPTAMKRLLVRLFSFRLLRRWRPSAYKHGQEMVAASAQLRGNKAGYWIRTALATAFVWTARYLVIGCIIAAFIPINFGEFWVIFSRNMVYKIVLLVAITPGGAGIAEGAFPLFFGRFIGTATMTNFVILFYRIVTYYLYLVLGAVFLPRWVARVFSRPTTPAAE; translated from the coding sequence ATGCCCCTTACCCAACAAAGTCAGGATCAACAGCTACTCGATAAGCTCAAACCCTCGCGCATTATTCTGCCGGTGCTCATCGGCATCGGGGTTGTTGGCTTCATGTTTTGGCGCAGCTACCAACCCGGCGACCTAGCCCCTTTGCGCAATGCCAAGGAGCAATGGCTAGTCATCACGTTCGCCGTGCTCATGGCTCGCGACCTAGGATACATTTACCGCATTCGGGAAATATCAGAGCGAGTACTAAGCTGGCGCCAGAGTCTCGATGTGATTATGATCTGGGAATTTGCCTCCTGCGTGCTGCCTTCGGCGGCGGGTGGCACCTCGGTAGCGCCGTTTATTCTAAATAAGGAAGGTATTACCCTAGGTAAGTCCTTGGCCTACGTGATGGTTACGGCGCTGCTGGACAACATTTACTACGTCATTGCCGTGCCAATCGTGGTGCTTTGGGCCGGAGAAGGGTTGTTTCCGGAAACCTTGAAAGGCGCTTTTGCCGCCTCCATCCGCGTGGCGTTTATTGTAAGCTATGTGTCGGTAACGCTGTATGCGTTTGCCATGGTCTACGCGCTATTTATCAACCCAACAGCCATGAAGCGGCTTTTGGTACGGCTGTTTTCATTCCGATTGCTGCGCCGGTGGCGGCCTAGCGCTTACAAGCATGGCCAAGAAATGGTAGCGGCTTCTGCGCAGCTCCGCGGCAACAAGGCCGGTTATTGGATTCGGACAGCACTAGCAACGGCCTTCGTCTGGACGGCGCGCTACTTGGTTATCGGTTGCATCATTGCGGCCTTCATTCCGATCAACTTCGGGGAGTTTTGGGTCATTTTTAGCCGCAACATGGTGTATAAAATTGTGCTGCTGGTAGCCATTACCCCCGGCGGTGCAGGCATTGCTGAAGGAGCTTTTCCGCTCTTCTTCGGCCGCTTTATCGGCACGGCCACCATGACCAACTTCGTCATTCTGTTCTACCGCATCGTGACCTACTACCTGTACTTGGTGCTAGGTGCCGTCTTTCTCCCCCGCTGGGTAGCCCGGGTTTTCAGCCGCCCAACGACTCCAGCAGCAGAGTAA
- a CDS encoding gliding motility-associated C-terminal domain-containing protein, with protein sequence MVKLFQKPFSCFCLILLLLASSISSARATHIVGGEMELQYKSGSTYTLSLNLYFDVINGNPDAEDLTLTAGIFDKATNRRMALVVLQRLSRTPVQYTNPACTVSSLSTRKIVYSADVTLPAATYTSTAGYYAAVERCCRNQTISNIVSPLTAAQTFYLEFPAVVRNGQSFVDSTPRIFPPLGDYACRSELFYYDFGGQDADGDSLVYDMVTPLNGHSSSLDPAPTPEGAPYTTVTWTTGLGTQNQIPGNPTLGIDAHTGRLTVRPSQLGLFVFGVRCSEYRKGVKIGETRRDFQIYVLNCPQNTAPSLQLFTAATGARAYNPAHDTLKIKPGSDHCIRLRYTDADANSRLTVSAVPVNFTSAATGPSFTTATSGTVRAAGSPDTLTATLCFPECFDTKKKVYLLDLVVADNGCSLPKRDTVRLAFMAEPLPNIPAVLTTSFQTVSATGAIVPVRVPLGSTYTATLTGTDADKNPLVLSAQGQGFDLAAMGMSFTAQNGNGTANGLFQWQATCDAAQVAETLTVVFQLQETSSCEKLAYSRTVQFEVVPATDTLSFLPPNVITPNGDGLNDVFTIPSLPADFCDVRFAGIKIFSRWGNEVYRSPERTFRWSGIGSSGVYYYLITYTDGRKYKGTLTVLP encoded by the coding sequence ATGGTGAAGTTGTTCCAAAAGCCGTTTTCCTGTTTCTGCCTTATCCTTTTGCTGCTAGCCAGCAGCATTTCGTCGGCGCGCGCCACGCACATTGTGGGTGGCGAAATGGAGCTGCAGTACAAGTCAGGCAGCACCTACACGCTGAGCCTGAACCTGTACTTCGACGTCATCAATGGGAATCCGGATGCGGAAGACTTGACGTTGACCGCCGGTATTTTCGATAAGGCCACCAACCGCCGCATGGCGCTAGTGGTGTTGCAGCGCCTGAGTCGAACGCCCGTGCAGTACACCAATCCAGCCTGCACCGTTTCGAGCCTTAGCACGCGCAAGATTGTATACAGCGCCGATGTTACGCTGCCCGCGGCTACGTATACGAGCACGGCCGGCTACTACGCGGCCGTCGAACGCTGCTGCCGCAATCAAACCATTAGCAACATCGTGTCGCCGCTCACGGCCGCCCAGACGTTTTACCTGGAGTTTCCGGCCGTCGTGCGCAATGGGCAGTCGTTTGTTGACTCCACGCCGCGCATCTTCCCGCCCCTCGGTGACTATGCCTGCCGCAGCGAGCTGTTTTACTACGATTTTGGAGGCCAAGATGCTGATGGCGACTCGCTGGTATATGACATGGTGACGCCCCTGAACGGCCACTCTTCCAGCCTCGACCCCGCGCCCACCCCGGAAGGCGCGCCGTACACCACGGTTACCTGGACCACCGGCTTGGGCACCCAAAACCAAATTCCGGGGAACCCTACTCTCGGTATCGATGCCCACACAGGTCGCCTCACCGTACGGCCTTCGCAGCTCGGCTTGTTTGTGTTCGGGGTGCGCTGCTCGGAATACCGTAAGGGCGTGAAGATCGGCGAGACGCGACGCGACTTCCAGATTTACGTCCTCAACTGCCCGCAGAACACGGCACCTAGCTTGCAGCTCTTTACCGCCGCTACCGGCGCTCGCGCGTACAATCCGGCCCACGACACCCTGAAGATCAAGCCTGGCAGCGACCACTGCATCCGCTTGCGCTACACCGACGCCGATGCCAATTCTCGATTAACTGTGTCGGCCGTACCGGTCAACTTCACCAGCGCCGCTACCGGACCTAGCTTCACCACCGCCACCAGTGGCACCGTGCGCGCCGCTGGCTCCCCCGACACGCTCACGGCCACACTCTGCTTCCCCGAGTGTTTCGACACCAAAAAGAAAGTCTATCTGCTCGACCTCGTCGTAGCCGATAACGGGTGCAGCCTGCCCAAGCGTGACACCGTGCGCTTAGCTTTCATGGCCGAGCCGCTGCCAAACATCCCCGCCGTACTGACCACCAGCTTTCAAACGGTCAGCGCCACGGGGGCAATCGTTCCGGTTCGGGTTCCGCTGGGCAGCACCTACACCGCCACCCTCACGGGTACTGACGCCGATAAGAACCCGTTAGTGCTCAGCGCCCAAGGCCAGGGGTTCGACCTAGCTGCTATGGGCATGAGTTTCACCGCGCAAAACGGCAACGGCACCGCCAACGGCCTTTTCCAGTGGCAAGCCACCTGCGACGCCGCTCAAGTAGCAGAAACCTTAACGGTCGTTTTTCAGCTCCAGGAAACGTCGTCTTGCGAAAAGCTAGCCTACAGCCGCACCGTACAGTTTGAAGTAGTACCCGCCACCGATACCCTCAGCTTTCTGCCCCCCAACGTCATTACGCCCAACGGCGACGGCCTCAACGATGTGTTCACCATCCCGAGCCTGCCTGCCGACTTCTGCGACGTGCGCTTCGCTGGCATCAAGATTTTCTCACGCTGGGGCAACGAGGTGTACCGCTCACCTGAACGTACTTTCCGCTGGAGTGGCATTGGCAGCTCCGGCGTGTACTACTACCTCATCACCTACACCGACGGCCGCAAATATAAAGGCACGCTTACGGTGCTGCCGTAG
- a CDS encoding cytochrome-c peroxidase: MKAALSTWSLVSSLCFLLAVACQKDDAVSPGASAAATTTTATTNGLGALPLTVTAPADNASMAAKINLGQALFWDPILSGSRDVSCASCHHPASGYADQLDLPIGVNGQGLGATRRFHAPNDIPFGKRNTQTLLNVAFNGIGVDAVCNPVTAPMFWDERAQSLEAQSLLPIATLEEMRGHQFSEAAALDSVVSRLRRIPQYQQQFAAVFGGAAPITATNLGKALACFERTLVATDTPFDRYMRGDQTALTTQQVQGLNAFVQSGCQKCHSGPMLSDYQLHVLGVADNGKLTTSDSGQNGTYAFRTPSLRNLAATAPYMHSGVLTTLADVLRFYDAGRGTPTSANPHVPRNSLDALFPRTVTNQQAIIAFLGSLNSDTYDKRVPAQVPSGLPVGGNIQ; the protein is encoded by the coding sequence GTGAAAGCCGCTCTTTCTACTTGGTCATTGGTGAGTAGCCTTTGCTTTTTACTGGCAGTTGCTTGTCAGAAAGACGATGCGGTCAGCCCTGGGGCTAGCGCCGCCGCCACAACGACCACTGCCACCACCAACGGCCTAGGTGCTCTGCCCCTTACCGTAACTGCGCCCGCCGATAATGCTTCAATGGCGGCCAAAATCAACCTAGGCCAGGCGCTTTTCTGGGACCCGATTCTCTCGGGTAGCCGCGACGTGAGTTGTGCGAGCTGCCACCATCCGGCCAGCGGCTACGCCGATCAGCTCGATCTGCCCATTGGCGTGAACGGGCAAGGCCTAGGTGCCACACGCCGCTTTCACGCGCCCAACGATATTCCTTTTGGCAAACGCAACACCCAAACGCTGCTGAATGTCGCCTTCAACGGTATCGGCGTGGATGCTGTGTGCAACCCCGTGACGGCGCCCATGTTCTGGGATGAGCGGGCGCAGTCCCTGGAAGCGCAATCCTTGCTGCCGATTGCCACGCTAGAAGAAATGCGCGGGCACCAGTTCAGCGAAGCAGCGGCTCTGGATTCGGTCGTGAGCCGGCTGCGGCGTATTCCGCAGTATCAGCAGCAATTCGCGGCGGTATTTGGCGGCGCCGCGCCCATCACGGCCACTAACCTAGGCAAGGCGCTGGCCTGCTTCGAGCGCACGTTGGTAGCAACGGACACGCCCTTCGACCGCTACATGCGCGGCGACCAAACGGCCCTAACCACTCAGCAAGTACAGGGCCTGAATGCCTTTGTGCAGAGTGGTTGCCAGAAGTGCCACAGCGGCCCTATGCTTTCTGACTACCAACTGCATGTGCTCGGCGTAGCCGATAATGGCAAGCTTACCACTTCCGATTCGGGTCAAAACGGTACGTACGCATTTCGCACACCTAGCCTGCGCAACCTCGCCGCGACGGCACCTTACATGCACAGCGGCGTGCTCACCACCCTAGCCGACGTGCTCCGCTTCTACGACGCGGGCCGCGGTACACCTACTTCGGCCAACCCCCATGTGCCCCGCAACAGCCTCGACGCGTTATTCCCTCGCACCGTGACCAACCAGCAGGCCATCATTGCTTTCCTAGGCTCGCTCAACTCCGATACCTACGACAAACGCGTGCCGGCGCAAGTACCCAGTGGCTTACCCGTCGGTGGCAACATTCAATGA
- a CDS encoding glycosyltransferase — MVSRFTSELLSSVTKPTAHKVPLAMLCLSTSWGMREEQILALAAELHKGTHAVTLIVAPGSALHQQAQAHQVPCFTLPVRWKSFNLWSARVVARWLERQQISVLMTTWASDLAFANFIKAWGKKSLRLLHRQLEPLPTSSALPAWWLVQQVMRVDAWLAPSPRLARQLQAQAHVDMRRMWIVPPALLPEVEYHGHGLTQTARNLLDLPEHTHLIGVLDCGGDGPAFAIEALYRMRQEHGCAAELVLMGGPDTPPELGRWAKLRELAHQLRMDHCVHLRPLHNASTPILFYRALDVLLLPTEADATGLNLLRAMTSCCPLVSVAAADALDLLEEQRTAAHLFARGDVAACARALADILAVPGPARRMAQWAATLVGRQCSPQRQRHQVEAIIDYISRHEVVVS, encoded by the coding sequence ATGGTCTCTCGCTTTACATCTGAGCTGCTGTCGTCGGTAACAAAGCCAACGGCCCACAAGGTGCCGCTCGCAATGCTGTGCCTCTCCACGAGTTGGGGAATGCGCGAGGAGCAAATACTGGCTTTGGCAGCCGAGCTGCATAAAGGCACGCACGCCGTCACGCTTATCGTGGCGCCGGGCTCGGCGTTGCACCAGCAGGCTCAGGCGCACCAGGTGCCGTGCTTCACACTCCCGGTGCGCTGGAAAAGTTTTAACCTGTGGTCGGCGCGTGTGGTGGCGCGTTGGCTCGAGCGGCAGCAGATTTCGGTGTTGATGACGACTTGGGCCTCCGACCTAGCTTTTGCCAACTTCATTAAAGCTTGGGGCAAAAAGAGCCTGCGGCTGTTGCACCGCCAGCTAGAGCCGCTGCCCACTTCCAGCGCTTTGCCGGCTTGGTGGTTGGTGCAACAAGTGATGCGAGTCGATGCTTGGCTGGCTCCGTCGCCGCGGCTGGCTCGCCAGCTGCAAGCGCAGGCGCACGTAGATATGCGCCGCATGTGGATCGTGCCGCCCGCGTTGCTGCCCGAGGTAGAATACCACGGGCACGGCTTGACCCAAACAGCGCGCAATCTGCTGGACCTGCCCGAGCACACGCACCTAATCGGCGTGCTCGACTGCGGGGGCGATGGGCCGGCGTTTGCCATTGAGGCGCTGTACCGCATGCGGCAAGAACATGGCTGCGCCGCCGAACTGGTGCTGATGGGCGGCCCCGACACGCCCCCGGAGCTAGGCCGCTGGGCGAAGCTGCGGGAGCTAGCGCACCAGCTTCGGATGGACCATTGTGTGCACCTGCGTCCTCTGCACAATGCCAGTACGCCCATCTTGTTTTACCGCGCCTTAGACGTGCTGCTACTGCCCACCGAAGCCGACGCCACTGGCCTAAACCTACTGCGCGCCATGACCTCGTGCTGCCCGCTCGTTAGTGTGGCCGCCGCCGATGCCCTCGATTTGCTAGAAGAGCAGCGGACTGCGGCCCACCTCTTCGCGCGCGGCGACGTGGCGGCGTGCGCGCGGGCACTGGCTGATATACTAGCCGTGCCTGGCCCCGCTCGGCGCATGGCGCAGTGGGCCGCTACGCTGGTAGGGCGGCAATGCAGCCCTCAGCGGCAACGGCATCAGGTAGAAGCAATTATCGACTATATCAGTCGGCACGAGGTAGTGGTTTCCTGA
- the dxs gene encoding 1-deoxy-D-xylulose-5-phosphate synthase: MIVEPGELLAAINSPDDLKKLSEDQLVQLSQELRQFIIDSVSIYGGHFGASLGVVELTVALHYIFNTPYDQLVWDVGHQAYGHKILTGRRDRFPTNRRYNGMSGFPKRSESEYDAFGVGHSSTSIGAALGMAVASEYKGENDRQHIAVIGDGAMTAGMAFEALNHAGVTNSNLLVILNDNCMSIDPNVGALKEYLTDITTSRTYNKVRDELWNVLGKLSKFGPNPQHIARKVETAMKATLMKQSNLFEALKFRYFGPVDGHDVNHLVTILRDLRSIPGPKLLHCVTVKGKGYALAEKDQTLWHAPGLFDKITGEIYKKHHDKPQPPKYQDVFGHTLVELAKQNAKIMGVTPAMPSGSSLNIMMEAMPDRAFDVGIAEQHAVVFSAGLATQGLVPFCNIYSSFMQRAYDQVVHDVALQNLNVVFCLDRAGFAGADGPTHHGAYDIAFMRCIPNMVVSAPMNESELRNLMYTAQLPDAGPFSIRYPRGEGVMPEWRTPFKKITVGTGRVIREGEGVAILSFGHIGNYAVRATNQLLAEGLEPGHFDMRFAKPLDEEMLHDILNRYKAVVTVEDGCLQGGFGSAVLEFMADHGYSVLVKRLGIPDRVVEHGTQDELYKECGFDAAGIATAVRELTGKVAAQIGIETVIL, from the coding sequence ATGATTGTCGAACCTGGTGAATTGCTGGCGGCTATAAACTCGCCCGATGATCTTAAGAAACTCAGTGAAGATCAGCTGGTACAGCTAAGCCAAGAACTCCGACAATTTATTATTGATTCCGTTTCGATTTACGGTGGCCACTTCGGCGCTTCGCTCGGTGTAGTGGAGCTGACGGTGGCCCTGCACTATATCTTCAACACGCCCTACGACCAGCTCGTGTGGGACGTGGGCCACCAAGCGTACGGCCATAAAATCCTGACCGGACGGCGCGACCGTTTTCCGACTAATCGGCGCTACAACGGTATGTCGGGCTTCCCGAAGCGGAGCGAGAGTGAGTATGATGCATTCGGCGTCGGCCACAGCAGCACCAGCATTGGCGCGGCCCTCGGTATGGCGGTGGCATCCGAATATAAAGGCGAGAACGACCGGCAGCACATTGCCGTAATTGGCGACGGTGCCATGACGGCCGGTATGGCCTTCGAAGCCCTAAACCACGCGGGCGTCACAAACTCCAATCTGCTGGTTATTCTTAACGATAACTGCATGAGCATCGACCCCAACGTGGGCGCGCTCAAGGAGTATCTAACCGACATTACTACCTCGCGTACTTATAACAAAGTGCGCGACGAGCTGTGGAACGTGCTTGGCAAGCTGAGCAAGTTTGGCCCAAATCCGCAGCACATAGCCCGCAAGGTGGAAACCGCCATGAAGGCTACTTTGATGAAACAAAGTAACCTCTTTGAGGCGCTGAAATTCCGCTACTTCGGTCCAGTTGATGGACACGATGTAAACCACTTGGTGACTATCCTACGCGACTTGCGCAGCATTCCCGGTCCCAAGCTCCTGCACTGCGTGACGGTGAAAGGCAAAGGCTACGCCTTAGCCGAGAAAGATCAGACGCTGTGGCACGCCCCCGGCTTGTTCGATAAGATTACGGGCGAGATCTACAAAAAGCACCACGACAAGCCTCAGCCGCCGAAGTACCAGGATGTGTTCGGACATACCCTTGTGGAGCTAGCTAAGCAAAACGCCAAGATCATGGGTGTGACGCCGGCCATGCCGTCGGGCTCCTCGCTGAACATCATGATGGAGGCCATGCCCGATCGTGCTTTCGACGTGGGCATTGCCGAGCAGCACGCTGTGGTATTCTCAGCCGGCCTAGCTACGCAAGGCTTGGTGCCGTTCTGCAACATCTACTCCTCGTTTATGCAGCGGGCCTACGACCAAGTGGTACACGACGTTGCGCTGCAAAACTTGAACGTGGTGTTCTGCCTCGACCGAGCTGGTTTTGCCGGTGCCGACGGTCCCACGCACCACGGCGCCTACGATATTGCTTTTATGCGCTGCATCCCGAACATGGTGGTATCGGCCCCCATGAACGAGAGCGAGCTGCGCAACCTTATGTACACGGCCCAACTGCCCGATGCTGGTCCGTTTAGCATTCGCTACCCACGTGGCGAAGGGGTGATGCCCGAGTGGCGCACGCCATTCAAGAAAATCACCGTTGGCACTGGGCGTGTAATCCGCGAAGGTGAAGGCGTAGCGATTTTGAGCTTCGGCCACATCGGCAACTACGCTGTGCGCGCCACGAACCAGCTTTTAGCCGAAGGCCTAGAGCCCGGCCACTTTGATATGCGCTTCGCTAAGCCGCTTGATGAGGAGATGCTGCACGATATCCTAAACCGCTACAAAGCTGTTGTGACGGTAGAAGACGGCTGCTTGCAAGGAGGTTTCGGCTCGGCCGTGCTGGAGTTTATGGCCGACCACGGCTATAGCGTGCTCGTGAAGCGTCTCGGCATTCCGGACCGCGTGGTGGAGCATGGCACTCAAGATGAGCTCTACAAAGAATGTGGCTTCGATGCCGCAGGTATTGCTACCGCTGTGCGCGAACTGACCGGCAAGGTAGCCGCGCAGATTGGCATTGAGACGGTGATTTTGTAG
- a CDS encoding LytTR family DNA-binding domain-containing protein — protein sequence MILNCIAVDDEPLALKLVCTFIEQTPFLRLAGSYRKSVEALRALAQDPAVDVIFLDIQMPDLNGLELAKVLDKGPGNRGPRIIFTTAFNQFAVEGFRVDALDYLLKPFNYDEFLRAAQKAKAYAELMQSPPPVPAPTTETPALTGPPAEEYLYLKVEYQLVRVDYSDILYIEGLKDYIKVYRKSEPKPLLSLSSLKALEDRLPSQQFMRIHRSYIIALNQIKSITRSTVQIGDMTIPVSERYRETFDQFFSRWK from the coding sequence ATGATCCTCAACTGCATTGCCGTCGACGACGAGCCCCTGGCGCTCAAGCTCGTTTGCACCTTCATCGAGCAAACCCCCTTTCTGCGGCTAGCCGGCAGCTACCGCAAATCGGTAGAGGCCCTGCGGGCTCTCGCCCAAGACCCAGCAGTAGACGTCATATTTCTGGATATTCAGATGCCCGATCTGAACGGTTTGGAGCTAGCCAAGGTGCTAGACAAAGGCCCCGGCAACCGAGGCCCGCGCATCATCTTCACCACGGCTTTCAATCAGTTTGCCGTCGAGGGTTTTCGGGTGGATGCGTTGGACTACCTGCTTAAGCCATTCAACTACGATGAGTTTCTGCGGGCTGCCCAGAAAGCCAAGGCGTACGCCGAGCTTATGCAAAGCCCGCCCCCAGTGCCCGCGCCGACTACTGAAACGCCCGCACTGACTGGACCACCCGCTGAAGAATACCTCTACTTAAAGGTAGAGTATCAGCTTGTACGCGTTGATTACAGCGACATTCTGTACATCGAAGGGCTCAAGGACTACATCAAAGTGTACCGCAAGAGCGAGCCCAAGCCGCTGTTGTCACTTTCCAGCTTGAAAGCACTGGAGGACCGTCTGCCGTCGCAGCAATTCATGCGTATTCACCGCTCGTACATCATCGCTTTGAATCAAATCAAGTCCATTACGCGCAGCACCGTACAGATCGGCGACATGACGATTCCGGTGAGCGAGCGGTACCGCGAAACGTTCGATCAGTTCTTTAGCCGCTGGAAATAG
- a CDS encoding PqqD family protein, producing MKLKKNIATSETGFIFNPVTGDSFSANPLAAEIIGLLKQEQTAEAIKAHILGRYEVEPSQLEKDWDDLIAQLRDHNLLD from the coding sequence ATGAAACTCAAGAAGAACATCGCAACCAGCGAAACGGGCTTTATCTTCAATCCGGTCACCGGCGACTCCTTTTCCGCGAATCCATTGGCCGCGGAAATCATTGGGTTGCTCAAGCAGGAACAGACGGCAGAGGCCATTAAGGCGCATATCTTGGGGCGCTACGAGGTGGAGCCTAGCCAGTTGGAGAAAGATTGGGACGACCTAATCGCGCAACTGCGCGACCATAACCTGCTCGACTAA
- a CDS encoding alpha/beta hydrolase family protein, which yields MQNTSPYRQDLRRAEYGDERQPAMRAFFEKTAPLNNVQKITKPMMIVQGHNDPRVPYTEAEQMLAALKKNGNDAWFMMAKDEGHGFRKKSNRDYQSAAMSEFIQQYVVSPPLK from the coding sequence TTGCAAAACACGTCGCCCTACCGCCAAGACTTGCGCCGGGCCGAGTACGGCGATGAACGCCAGCCTGCCATGCGCGCCTTCTTCGAGAAAACGGCTCCGCTCAACAACGTGCAGAAGATTACCAAGCCCATGATGATCGTGCAAGGTCACAACGACCCGCGCGTGCCCTACACCGAAGCCGAGCAGATGCTAGCTGCCCTCAAGAAAAATGGCAACGATGCTTGGTTCATGATGGCCAAAGATGAAGGCCACGGCTTCCGCAAAAAGAGCAACCGTGATTACCAATCGGCGGCTATGTCGGAATTCATTCAGCAATATGTGGTCAGCCCGCCGCTAAAGTAA
- a CDS encoding histidine kinase, with protein MSLPPFFLRYAPTVLLHALIWGLVGVLLSLPPPGQPAPLPSAFWLKQGVVFGVLVAAFYANVLVVAPRLLYRRRVLLYLALFAGATLLTLAVHQQLEERLRVPELLAQAREDALNVNPWCAPRPHMQLGPGEEPALFNPGILLITLLTLGLGTGLTAVQKGQRDAQSRQLLEQARMATELSLLKAQINPHFFFNTLNNIYSLTLIDGDQARAALHQLSRMMRYVLYETPADTTLLSQEITFVRDYIDLMHLRLTDEVTVTFEVPEPLHNAPIAPMLLLPYVENAFKHGIGSDGNSHIYVAIRQPTEQTLELEVRNSLFPKQATLDEGGGIGLTNTLRRLEVLYPNRYSLTVTERTPDNEYRVLLTLTLL; from the coding sequence GTGTCTTTACCGCCCTTCTTTTTACGCTACGCGCCTACGGTGCTGCTTCACGCGCTCATTTGGGGTTTGGTAGGCGTGTTGCTGTCCTTGCCCCCACCGGGCCAGCCGGCTCCGTTGCCGAGCGCTTTTTGGCTCAAGCAGGGGGTGGTGTTTGGCGTGCTCGTCGCAGCGTTTTACGCGAATGTGCTGGTTGTGGCGCCGCGCCTGCTCTACCGACGCCGAGTGCTGCTCTACCTAGCTTTGTTTGCCGGCGCCACGCTCCTGACCCTTGCCGTGCATCAGCAGCTTGAAGAACGACTGCGAGTACCCGAGCTGCTGGCCCAAGCCCGCGAAGATGCCCTCAACGTGAACCCATGGTGTGCTCCGCGGCCCCACATGCAGCTAGGTCCGGGCGAAGAACCCGCGCTTTTCAACCCTGGTATTCTGCTTATTACGCTACTCACCTTAGGTCTGGGCACGGGCCTGACGGCGGTGCAAAAAGGGCAGCGCGACGCCCAAAGCCGGCAGCTCCTGGAGCAGGCGCGCATGGCCACGGAGCTGTCGTTGCTAAAGGCGCAGATCAACCCGCACTTCTTCTTCAACACGCTCAACAATATTTACTCGCTTACGCTCATCGACGGCGACCAGGCGCGGGCGGCACTGCATCAGCTCTCGCGCATGATGCGCTACGTGCTCTATGAAACGCCCGCCGATACTACGTTGCTGAGCCAGGAAATCACCTTTGTGCGCGACTACATCGACCTGATGCACCTGCGCCTGACCGATGAAGTAACCGTCACGTTTGAAGTACCCGAGCCGCTGCACAACGCCCCGATCGCGCCGATGCTGCTGCTGCCGTACGTAGAAAATGCGTTCAAGCACGGCATCGGCTCCGACGGCAACAGCCATATTTACGTCGCCATCCGGCAGCCTACCGAGCAGACGCTGGAGTTGGAAGTACGTAACAGTTTGTTTCCCAAGCAGGCCACGCTCGATGAAGGTGGCGGTATTGGCCTCACCAATACGCTGCGCCGCCTGGAAGTACTTTACCCAAACCGCTACTCGCTTACCGTTACCGAACGCACGCCCGACAACGAATACCGCGTCCTTCTCACCCTTACGCTCCTATGA